The Thalassotalea psychrophila genome window below encodes:
- the dnaG gene encoding DNA primase, translating into MAGMIPRTFIDDLLARTDIVDLVDGKVPLKKAGKNYQACCPFHGEKSPSFTVSRDKQFYHCFGCGAHGNAISFIMEYDRLEFVDAIEELASHNGIEVEREQNTQSPAEQKRQQIAHKQKQDDYELLGKISQFYQKNLKTHADSKTVIDYLKGRGLTGEIVKQFGIGYCADSWDDMMNVFGNSSQNSKQLVDLGMAIQGDKNRPYDRFRGRVMFPIKDKRGRVIGFGGRVLSDGTPKYLNSPETRIYHKGQELYGLYEARQHCKNLNRLVVVEGYMDVVALAQHGINYAVASLGTSTTEEQLQTMFRTVKEVICCYDGDRAGREAAWRAMDNALPLIRDGISLKFVFVPDGEDPDTLVRKKGQQEFEKILDEAKPLSQFLFEHLLSQVNVGSLEGKAALLESFQPYLQKLPDSTLKDSILNELANKFGTGSEQQLAKLNKNQSPAQKQASKSKTKVTPIRLAIALLLEHPHLVEVLPDLSILEPIELPGINLFKELMQQCKARKGITSSQIIESWRGTEQGKILAKLLVWEHHIDSNAAEDVFSDILEKIINTFVENRTELLLQKARLGQLNSLEKQELQSLLNAQS; encoded by the coding sequence ATGGCCGGTATGATCCCACGTACTTTTATCGACGATTTATTAGCTCGTACTGATATTGTTGATCTTGTTGATGGCAAAGTACCATTAAAAAAAGCAGGTAAAAATTATCAGGCATGTTGCCCTTTTCATGGTGAAAAAAGCCCATCATTTACGGTAAGCAGAGATAAGCAGTTTTACCATTGCTTTGGTTGTGGTGCTCATGGCAATGCAATTAGTTTTATCATGGAATACGACCGATTAGAATTTGTCGATGCCATTGAAGAGCTTGCCAGTCATAACGGTATAGAAGTTGAACGAGAACAAAACACCCAATCACCGGCAGAACAAAAACGCCAGCAAATAGCTCATAAACAAAAACAAGACGACTATGAATTACTGGGAAAAATAAGCCAGTTTTATCAAAAAAACCTCAAGACTCATGCTGATTCTAAAACGGTAATCGATTACTTAAAAGGCCGTGGACTTACCGGCGAAATAGTAAAACAATTTGGCATTGGTTACTGTGCCGATAGCTGGGACGACATGATGAATGTGTTTGGTAACTCTAGCCAAAACTCAAAGCAACTCGTCGATTTAGGTATGGCAATACAGGGTGATAAAAATCGTCCATACGATCGCTTTCGCGGTCGGGTTATGTTCCCTATTAAAGATAAGCGCGGGCGTGTTATTGGTTTTGGCGGCCGAGTATTAAGCGATGGTACGCCAAAATATTTAAACTCTCCCGAAACTCGAATATATCATAAAGGTCAGGAATTATATGGCCTCTATGAAGCAAGGCAGCATTGTAAAAACCTTAATCGGCTAGTAGTTGTTGAAGGTTATATGGATGTAGTCGCTTTAGCCCAGCATGGTATCAATTATGCGGTTGCTTCACTTGGCACATCAACAACTGAAGAACAGCTTCAAACCATGTTCCGCACGGTAAAAGAAGTTATCTGTTGCTACGATGGTGACAGAGCAGGCAGAGAGGCCGCATGGCGCGCTATGGATAATGCCCTGCCACTAATACGAGATGGCATTTCTTTAAAATTTGTATTTGTTCCCGACGGCGAAGACCCTGACACGTTAGTGCGCAAAAAAGGTCAGCAAGAGTTTGAGAAAATTCTAGATGAAGCCAAACCACTATCGCAGTTTTTATTTGAACATCTTCTTAGCCAAGTTAATGTAGGTTCACTCGAAGGTAAAGCTGCGTTGCTTGAGTCTTTTCAACCATACTTACAAAAATTGCCAGACAGTACCTTAAAAGATTCTATTTTAAATGAATTAGCAAATAAATTCGGTACAGGCTCTGAACAGCAGCTTGCAAAACTAAATAAAAATCAATCACCTGCACAGAAACAAGCAAGTAAATCAAAAACAAAAGTAACTCCTATTCGATTAGCTATTGCATTATTGCTTGAGCATCCCCATTTAGTAGAAGTTCTACCAGACTTATCGATTTTAGAGCCGATAGAGTTACCTGGTATAAATTTATTTAAAGAGCTTATGCAGCAATGCAAAGCCAGGAAAGGCATCACTAGCAGCCAAATAATCGAAAGTTGGCGCGGTACTGAGCAAGGAAAGATATTAGCGAAGCTACTCGTATGGGAACATCATATCGATAGTAACGCTGCTGAAGATGTGTTTAGTGATATTTTAGAAAAAATAATTAACACATTTGTAGAAAATCGTACAGAATTACTGTTACAAAAAGCCCGTTTGGGACAATTAAACTCGTTGGAAAAACAAGAACTTCAGTCTTTGCTTAACGCACAGAGCTAA
- a CDS encoding GatB/YqeY domain-containing protein produces the protein MGLQSQLNEEMKTAMRAKDKPRLGVIRMALSSIKLAKIDNQKDMSETEILALITKMIKQRKESVTMFTQGGRDELAASEEAEIVVLEEFLPQALSADEIAQLISTAITQTGAASMADMGKVMAILKPQMQGKADLGQVSGQVRATLNA, from the coding sequence ATGGGTTTGCAAAGCCAACTCAACGAAGAGATGAAAACTGCCATGCGTGCCAAAGACAAACCTCGTCTTGGCGTTATACGTATGGCATTGTCTTCTATTAAGCTCGCTAAAATTGACAATCAAAAAGATATGTCTGAAACAGAGATCCTTGCGCTAATCACTAAAATGATCAAGCAACGCAAAGAATCTGTAACCATGTTCACCCAAGGTGGGCGTGACGAATTAGCAGCTAGTGAAGAAGCCGAAATTGTAGTGTTGGAAGAATTTCTTCCACAAGCACTAAGTGCGGATGAAATAGCTCAGCTAATTTCAACTGCTATTACTCAAACCGGTGCAGCTTCTATGGCTGACATGGGTAAGGTAATGGCAATATTAAAACCGCAAATGCAAGGAAAAGCAGACTTAGGCCAAGTTAGTGGTCAAGTAAGAGCTACCTTAAACGCATAA
- the rpsU gene encoding 30S ribosomal protein S21: protein MPVIKVRENEPFDVALRRFKRSCEKAGILSEVRRRESFEKPTWERKRKKAAAVKRHAKKVSRENARRVRLY from the coding sequence ATGCCAGTAATTAAAGTAAGAGAAAACGAACCGTTTGACGTAGCACTACGTCGTTTTAAACGTTCATGTGAAAAAGCAGGTATCCTTTCTGAAGTTCGTCGTCGCGAATCTTTCGAAAAACCAACTTGGGAACGTAAGCGTAAGAAAGCAGCAGCTGTTAAGCGTCACGCTAAAAAAGTTTCTCGCGAAAACGCTCGTCGCGTTCGTTTATACTAA
- the tsaD gene encoding tRNA (adenosine(37)-N6)-threonylcarbamoyltransferase complex transferase subunit TsaD, translated as MRILGIETSCDETGIAIFDDEKGILAHRLYSQIAVHADYGGVVPELASRDHVRKTIPLIEEALSEAGLTPQDLDGVAYTAGPGLVGALLVGCSIGRSLAYGWDLPAVPVHHMEGHLLAPMLEDDVPEFPFVALLVSGGHTMLVRVDGIGEYELLGESVDDAAGEAFDKTAKLLGLDYPGGPVLAKMAEQGTPGRFNFPRPMTNKPGLNFSFSGLKTAASLTIRAEDDSDQTKADIAYAFQEAVIDTLAIKCKRALKQCGLKRLVIAGGVSANTSLREQLAVLTNKLGGQVYYPRPEYCTDNGAMIAYAGMQRLKSGVTSDLTFKANPRWPLDTLPPV; from the coding sequence ATGCGAATTTTAGGTATAGAAACCTCATGTGATGAAACTGGCATTGCAATTTTTGATGATGAAAAGGGCATTTTAGCACATCGTCTTTATTCTCAAATTGCCGTGCATGCAGATTATGGTGGAGTAGTGCCTGAATTAGCCTCACGCGATCATGTAAGAAAAACTATTCCTTTAATAGAAGAAGCATTAAGTGAAGCCGGTTTAACACCACAAGATCTAGATGGCGTTGCTTATACTGCCGGTCCTGGTTTAGTTGGCGCATTATTAGTTGGCTGCTCTATCGGGCGATCTTTAGCTTATGGCTGGGATTTACCTGCTGTGCCTGTGCATCACATGGAAGGGCACTTGTTAGCACCCATGCTAGAAGATGATGTTCCTGAGTTTCCATTTGTTGCCCTTTTAGTTTCCGGCGGTCATACCATGTTAGTACGTGTTGATGGCATCGGTGAGTATGAGCTACTAGGCGAATCAGTGGATGATGCGGCCGGTGAAGCATTTGATAAAACGGCAAAACTTTTAGGCTTAGATTACCCCGGTGGTCCAGTGTTAGCTAAAATGGCAGAGCAGGGTACACCTGGCCGGTTTAATTTTCCACGACCAATGACTAATAAGCCGGGTTTAAATTTTAGTTTTTCAGGACTTAAAACGGCTGCTAGCCTAACCATTCGTGCAGAGGATGATAGCGATCAAACTAAAGCTGACATAGCTTATGCTTTTCAAGAAGCTGTAATTGATACCTTAGCGATTAAATGTAAACGAGCATTGAAACAATGTGGTTTAAAACGCTTAGTTATTGCAGGTGGTGTAAGTGCTAATACTTCATTGCGTGAGCAGTTAGCTGTATTAACTAATAAGCTTGGTGGCCAAGTTTACTATCCTCGCCCTGAGTATTGTACTGATAACGGAGCAATGATTGCTTATGCGGGAATGCAACGTTTAAAGTCTGGAGTTACTTCTGATTTAACTTTTAAAGCAAATCCGCGCTGGCCGTTAGATACCTTGCCGCCTGTATGA
- the plsY gene encoding glycerol-3-phosphate 1-O-acyltransferase PlsY produces MLFLALCIFIAAYFFGSISSAILICKLRGLPDPRTQGSKNPGATNVLRMSDKPTALAVLIFDVLKGAIPVYGAFKLGVEPIYLGFIAISACLGHMHPIFFNFKGGKAVATAFGALAPISWGFALALIVTWVFVAKTTRYSSLAAIVTVSLAPLYTWVLKPLYTNSVTMLSILILIKHHSNIVRLIKGTEDKLSS; encoded by the coding sequence ATGTTATTTTTAGCACTTTGTATATTCATTGCGGCTTATTTTTTCGGTTCAATTTCCAGCGCTATTTTAATTTGCAAATTAAGAGGGTTACCCGACCCTCGAACTCAAGGCTCTAAAAACCCTGGTGCAACTAATGTTTTAAGAATGAGTGACAAGCCAACCGCTTTAGCAGTATTAATTTTTGATGTGTTAAAAGGAGCAATTCCTGTTTATGGTGCATTCAAACTAGGAGTAGAACCTATATATCTAGGTTTTATTGCTATTTCAGCTTGCTTAGGACATATGCATCCAATATTTTTTAATTTTAAAGGCGGTAAAGCAGTAGCTACTGCTTTTGGGGCGTTAGCACCAATAAGTTGGGGATTTGCTTTAGCATTAATAGTTACGTGGGTATTTGTCGCTAAAACCACTAGGTATTCATCACTAGCAGCAATAGTAACCGTTTCATTAGCTCCTCTTTATACTTGGGTATTAAAACCTTTGTATACCAACTCAGTAACGATGCTTTCAATTTTAATATTAATTAAACATCACAGCAATATAGTACGATTAATAAAAGGCACCGAAGATAAACTATCCAGCTGA
- the folB gene encoding dihydroneopterin aldolase, producing the protein MDIVFIEGLQVQTTIGYYEWEKKIKQLLVFDLQMGTDIRKAAEGDELAKTLDYAEISTLIDKFANANAVDLIETLAERLATHLMTEYGIKWLRLKISKPTAVKEASAVGVIIERGSRSSNGCCA; encoded by the coding sequence ATGGATATAGTGTTTATTGAAGGTTTGCAAGTACAAACTACCATTGGTTATTACGAATGGGAAAAGAAGATCAAGCAACTTTTAGTGTTTGATTTGCAAATGGGCACTGATATAAGAAAAGCCGCTGAAGGTGATGAGTTAGCAAAAACCTTAGATTATGCTGAGATCTCGACATTAATTGATAAATTCGCTAATGCCAATGCAGTTGATCTAATTGAAACATTAGCGGAACGTTTAGCTACTCATTTAATGACAGAGTACGGCATTAAGTGGTTAAGGTTAAAGATATCTAAACCAACAGCGGTTAAAGAGGCTAGTGCCGTGGGTGTTATTATTGAGCGTGGCAGTAGATCAAGTAATGGTTGTTGTGCGTAA
- the folK gene encoding 2-amino-4-hydroxy-6-hydroxymethyldihydropteridine diphosphokinase: MAVVYISIGSNIDRDAQIVIAVNSLKAEFDQVELSSVYECAPVGFIGDNFYNLVAKVETDNSPADIGELLKQLEKQQGRVDFSKKFSARKMDLDILLYDDLIMDSPVQIPRDEIPKNAYVLEPLAELAPNITHPVLKITYQEMWKSFNKSLQFLKKVPFKWPA; the protein is encoded by the coding sequence ATGGCTGTTGTTTATATTTCAATTGGCAGTAATATTGACCGCGATGCACAAATTGTTATTGCTGTTAATTCCTTGAAAGCTGAATTTGATCAAGTAGAATTATCGTCAGTATATGAATGTGCACCTGTTGGTTTTATCGGCGATAATTTTTACAATTTGGTTGCTAAAGTTGAAACCGATAATTCACCAGCTGATATTGGCGAGTTGTTAAAGCAACTAGAAAAACAACAAGGCAGAGTCGACTTTTCTAAAAAATTTAGTGCGCGAAAAATGGATTTGGATATTTTACTTTATGATGATTTGATCATGGACAGTCCTGTGCAAATCCCGCGAGACGAAATACCTAAAAATGCTTATGTATTAGAGCCTCTTGCTGAATTAGCTCCTAATATAACCCATCCGGTATTAAAAATTACTTATCAAGAAATGTGGAAAAGCTTTAATAAGAGTCTACAGTTTTTAAAAAAAGTACCATTTAAATGGCCGGCTTAA
- a CDS encoding undecaprenyl-diphosphate phosphatase — protein sequence MSTIEIIILALIQGLTEFLPISSSAHLILPSQLLGWADQGLAFDVAVHVGTLLAVILYFRKDVSAMFFAWTNSIVKKEHNGESALAWWILFATIPAGLFGLFGKDFIEDHLRSAAVIAITTIVFGLLLGYVDIKGKQTKEIKSLGIKGAMYIGLAQAVALIPGTSRSGITMTMGLMLGLTRDAAARFSFLLSIPAIAMAGSYLTLKLVLEANGVDWQAIAFGSVVAFFSAYACIHYFLILLDKLGMMPFVIYRLLLGAFLIWFVI from the coding sequence ATGTCAACGATAGAAATTATTATCTTAGCGTTAATTCAAGGCTTAACTGAATTTTTACCAATCTCGAGCTCGGCTCACTTAATTTTACCTTCACAATTACTGGGTTGGGCTGACCAAGGATTAGCGTTTGATGTTGCTGTACATGTAGGTACATTACTTGCCGTTATTCTTTATTTTCGCAAAGATGTTAGCGCAATGTTTTTTGCTTGGACCAACTCTATCGTTAAAAAAGAACATAATGGTGAAAGTGCATTAGCCTGGTGGATTCTATTTGCGACTATCCCTGCAGGCTTGTTTGGGCTATTTGGTAAAGATTTTATTGAAGATCATTTGCGCTCAGCAGCCGTGATTGCAATTACTACAATAGTTTTTGGTTTATTACTTGGTTATGTAGATATTAAAGGTAAGCAAACCAAAGAAATTAAAAGCTTAGGAATAAAAGGGGCAATGTACATAGGCTTAGCTCAAGCGGTAGCCTTAATTCCAGGAACATCTCGCTCAGGTATCACAATGACTATGGGGTTGATGTTAGGTTTAACTCGAGATGCTGCTGCTCGATTTTCATTTTTATTATCAATTCCAGCTATTGCAATGGCAGGTAGCTATTTAACCTTGAAATTAGTACTAGAAGCTAACGGTGTTGATTGGCAAGCAATTGCTTTTGGATCGGTAGTTGCGTTTTTTAGTGCTTACGCCTGTATTCATTATTTCTTAATTTTATTGGATAAGCTTGGCATGATGCCATTTGTGATTTATCGATTGCTACTAGGTGCGTTTTTGATTTGGTTTGTTATTTAA